One window of Sphingomonas sp. KC8 genomic DNA carries:
- a CDS encoding FAD:protein FMN transferase has translation MPSTATEPHILIPRALAPSAIANRLVDGRVLNLGGRTMGTSWSARIVASTPLDGIAAALQALLDRVVADMSNWEADSAISAFNRLPAGRWQALPPDFFTVLQRGLAIAAESDGAFDPTAGRLVDLWGFGPAPARLAPPNDAQIAAALANAGHGRIELDPHARRARQPGGVAIDLSGIAKGYSVDLLADHLRERGHRHFLVEVGGELVGEGVMPDGQPWWVDLEAPPGVSVVPARIALHGLAVATTGDYRRYFDHDGQRYAHSIDPRSGRPVAHGVAAVSVVHRRCMDADAWATALTVLGLDAGLALAAERGLAARFITNEGGEAFSPALADMLD, from the coding sequence ATGCCCAGCACCGCCACCGAACCGCATATCCTGATCCCGCGCGCGCTTGCGCCATCGGCCATCGCCAATCGCCTCGTCGATGGCCGCGTGCTGAACCTTGGCGGGCGAACGATGGGGACAAGCTGGTCGGCGCGGATCGTGGCATCCACGCCGCTGGATGGCATAGCGGCGGCGTTGCAGGCGCTGCTCGATCGCGTCGTCGCGGACATGAGCAATTGGGAAGCGGACAGCGCGATCAGCGCCTTTAACCGCCTGCCCGCCGGACGCTGGCAGGCGCTGCCACCCGATTTCTTCACCGTCCTCCAGCGCGGCCTTGCGATCGCGGCGGAAAGCGATGGCGCGTTCGACCCGACGGCGGGCCGGCTGGTCGATCTGTGGGGGTTCGGCCCCGCCCCTGCCCGGCTGGCGCCGCCAAACGATGCGCAGATTGCCGCCGCACTGGCCAATGCCGGGCATGGCCGGATCGAACTGGACCCCCATGCGCGGCGCGCGCGCCAGCCCGGCGGGGTGGCGATCGACCTGTCGGGGATCGCCAAGGGCTATAGTGTCGATCTGCTGGCCGATCATTTGCGCGAACGCGGCCACCGTCACTTTCTGGTCGAGGTGGGTGGCGAACTGGTGGGCGAAGGGGTGATGCCCGATGGCCAGCCCTGGTGGGTCGATCTGGAAGCGCCGCCGGGCGTGTCGGTAGTGCCCGCGCGGATCGCGCTCCATGGCCTCGCGGTGGCGACGACCGGCGATTACCGCCGTTACTTCGATCATGATGGCCAGCGGTATGCCCACAGCATCGATCCGCGCAGCGGCCGGCCGGTGGCCCATGGGGTGGCCGCCGTATCGGTGGTGCATCGTCGCTGCATGGACGCCGACGCCTGGGCGACAGCCCTAACCGTGCTGGGGCTGGATGCCGGCCTCGCGCTGGCGGCCGAACGCGGGCTTGCCGCGCGCTTCATAACCAACGAGGGCGGGGAAGCCTTCTCCCCCGCCCTCGCGGATATGCTGGACTGA
- a CDS encoding TonB-dependent receptor, whose protein sequence is MAISDFRTSVAHPAFIALGCVGFITSAPAMAQSTGETQGGKLGGVTVEAAAIEDTVKVERVESPKATAPLLDTPQTITVISNQTIRQQNLLTLRDALSTIPGITFGAGEGGGGFGDSINLRGYSASNDITQDGVRDSAQYSRTDPFNLQQIEVYNGANSAFNGSGSVGGTINLVTKTPQADNLTVLEAGVGTDDYYRATVDSNVRVSDLIAVRVNGMFHRNDYPGRDVERFKRWGIAPSITIGMDSPTRLTLSYVHQEDNNTPIYGVPFYITAASDGPVPGIDRSDYFGIENLDQQKITLDQATMRFEHDFSDGISVRNLTRWQRVHQPSITSAPQGVICLTGGVQPNGVACPAGQDTANMYYPSGPRGYVRDQENQLLHNQTDVKFVTGEEGGMRNTLVVGASFSWEDYDIETASLLRNADGSVAAQPPIDITNPNTNYTGPVNYTVTARSRSHSTNKAIYAFDTLEIGQFELNAGIRYENYKSTFRNVPLASYPLGTTPLTPAQLAPQKTNENLFSYRFGAVFKPTETTSLYAAYANSKTPSSATVRLGCTSGSGATFSNFCDVAPEKARNYEVGAKADILDRKLQLTAALFRNERTNFRVQTNDPGTSAVIQVLDGKSRVDGIALGASGKITDAWSLFANYTYLDSKVRQGAADGLPDPQRGNVLIQTPKHSGSLWTTYLTPFGLQLGYGLTYQGSFALNQSVAANLVQYRSDDYLTHRAMLSYAFENGLTAQLNVQNLTNEKYYTNVRSNVNGTTGIVSGGWAMPGEGRSARLSLFYSF, encoded by the coding sequence GTGGCCATTTCCGATTTCCGCACGTCCGTCGCCCATCCCGCGTTCATCGCGCTCGGCTGCGTCGGTTTCATCACCTCCGCGCCGGCGATGGCGCAATCGACTGGCGAAACGCAGGGCGGCAAGCTCGGCGGCGTGACGGTCGAGGCCGCCGCGATCGAAGACACGGTCAAGGTGGAACGGGTCGAATCGCCCAAGGCCACCGCCCCGCTGCTCGATACGCCGCAGACGATCACGGTGATCAGCAACCAGACGATCCGTCAGCAGAACCTGCTCACCCTGCGCGATGCGCTGTCGACCATTCCGGGCATCACCTTTGGTGCGGGCGAAGGCGGCGGCGGCTTTGGCGACAGCATCAACCTGCGCGGCTATTCCGCCAGCAACGACATCACCCAGGATGGCGTGCGCGACAGCGCGCAGTACAGCCGCACCGATCCGTTCAACCTGCAGCAGATCGAAGTGTATAACGGCGCCAATTCGGCGTTCAACGGTTCGGGTTCGGTCGGCGGGACGATCAACCTCGTCACCAAGACGCCGCAGGCCGACAATCTCACCGTGCTCGAAGCCGGCGTCGGCACCGACGATTATTATCGGGCGACCGTCGACAGCAATGTCCGCGTGTCCGATCTGATCGCGGTGCGCGTGAACGGCATGTTCCACCGCAACGATTATCCGGGCCGTGACGTCGAACGCTTCAAGCGCTGGGGCATCGCGCCGTCGATCACCATCGGCATGGATTCGCCGACGCGGCTGACGCTGAGCTACGTCCATCAGGAAGACAATAACACGCCCATCTATGGCGTGCCTTTCTATATCACCGCCGCCAGCGATGGCCCGGTGCCGGGTATCGATCGGTCGGATTATTTCGGTATCGAAAATCTCGACCAGCAGAAGATCACGCTCGATCAGGCGACGATGCGCTTCGAACATGATTTCAGCGATGGGATTTCGGTGCGCAACCTCACCCGTTGGCAGCGCGTGCACCAGCCCTCGATCACCAGCGCGCCGCAGGGCGTGATCTGCCTGACGGGCGGCGTGCAGCCCAATGGCGTCGCCTGCCCGGCTGGCCAGGATACGGCCAATATGTATTATCCCAGCGGTCCACGCGGCTATGTCCGCGATCAGGAAAACCAGCTTCTCCACAACCAGACGGATGTGAAATTCGTCACGGGTGAAGAAGGCGGCATGCGCAACACGCTGGTCGTCGGCGCGTCCTTCTCGTGGGAGGATTATGACATCGAAACGGCGTCGCTGCTGCGCAACGCCGATGGTTCGGTCGCCGCGCAGCCGCCGATCGACATCACCAACCCGAACACCAACTATACCGGCCCGGTCAATTATACGGTGACGGCACGGTCGCGCAGCCACAGCACGAACAAGGCGATCTATGCGTTCGACACGCTGGAAATCGGCCAGTTCGAACTGAACGCCGGCATCCGTTATGAAAACTACAAGTCCACGTTCCGTAACGTTCCGCTGGCGTCCTACCCGTTGGGCACGACGCCGCTGACCCCGGCGCAGCTTGCCCCGCAGAAGACGAACGAAAATCTCTTCTCCTATCGCTTCGGCGCGGTTTTCAAGCCGACGGAAACAACCAGCCTGTACGCGGCCTATGCCAATTCGAAGACGCCGTCTTCGGCAACGGTCCGTCTCGGTTGCACCAGCGGCTCGGGTGCCACCTTCTCCAATTTCTGTGATGTCGCGCCGGAAAAGGCCCGCAACTATGAAGTGGGGGCCAAGGCCGACATTCTGGATCGCAAGCTTCAGCTGACCGCGGCGCTGTTCCGCAATGAACGCACTAATTTCCGCGTGCAGACCAACGATCCAGGAACGTCTGCAGTCATCCAGGTACTGGACGGCAAGTCGCGGGTCGACGGCATCGCGCTGGGTGCGTCGGGCAAGATTACCGATGCTTGGTCGCTGTTCGCGAACTACACCTATCTCGACAGCAAGGTGCGGCAGGGTGCGGCAGACGGGTTGCCTGATCCGCAGCGCGGCAACGTGCTGATCCAGACGCCGAAGCATTCGGGCAGCCTGTGGACCACCTATCTCACCCCGTTCGGCCTGCAACTCGGCTATGGCCTGACCTATCAGGGCAGCTTCGCGCTCAACCAGAGCGTTGCGGCCAACCTCGTCCAATATCGTTCGGATGATTATCTCACCCACCGCGCGATGCTGTCTTATGCGTTCGAAAACGGGCTGACCGCCCAGCTCAACGTGCAGAATCTGACCAACGAGAAATATTACACCAACGTCCGCAGCAACGTGAACGGCACCACGGGTATCGTTTCGGGCGGCTGGGCGATGCCCGGCGAAGGCCGCTCGGCGCGGTTGAGCCTGTTCTACAGCTTCTGA
- a CDS encoding ribbon-helix-helix domain-containing protein has product MPGPVKRSVMIAGHSTSISLEPVFWAALGDAARDEGVPINALVARIDVDRIAESDPPNLASAIRVWLFERATRSQ; this is encoded by the coding sequence ATGCCAGGTCCCGTCAAACGATCGGTGATGATCGCCGGTCACTCCACCTCGATCAGTCTGGAACCCGTCTTCTGGGCGGCGCTGGGCGATGCCGCGCGGGATGAAGGGGTGCCCATCAATGCGCTGGTTGCGCGGATCGATGTGGATCGCATTGCCGAATCCGATCCGCCCAATCTGGCCAGCGCCATCCGGGTCTGGCTGTTTGAACGTGCGACGCGATCGCAATGA
- the phbB gene encoding acetoacetyl-CoA reductase, which produces MSRVAIVTGGTRGIGEAICLALKAKGVTVAANYAGNAERARAFTERTGIPAYAWDVSDHEACLAGVRQVEADLGPVDILINNAGITRDGTLLKMDWQAWKEVIDTNLGGCFNMAKATFPGMRERGWGRIVNIGSINGQAGQYGQVNYAAAKSGIHGFTKALAQEGAKFGVTVNAIAPGYIDTDMVAAVPQDVLAKIVAKVPVGRLGQAQEIARGVSFLTGEDAGFVTGSTLSINGGQHMY; this is translated from the coding sequence ATGTCCAGAGTTGCGATCGTAACCGGGGGAACACGTGGCATTGGCGAGGCGATCTGCCTCGCGCTCAAGGCCAAGGGTGTTACTGTCGCTGCCAACTACGCCGGAAACGCCGAAAGGGCGCGGGCCTTTACCGAGCGAACCGGCATCCCCGCTTATGCCTGGGACGTGTCGGATCACGAAGCCTGCCTTGCCGGTGTTCGCCAGGTCGAAGCCGATCTCGGTCCGGTCGATATCCTGATCAACAATGCCGGCATTACGCGTGACGGCACGTTGCTCAAGATGGATTGGCAGGCGTGGAAGGAAGTGATCGACACCAATCTTGGCGGTTGTTTCAACATGGCCAAGGCGACGTTTCCGGGCATGCGCGAACGGGGCTGGGGCCGCATCGTCAATATCGGGTCGATCAATGGCCAGGCCGGCCAATATGGCCAGGTGAATTATGCGGCGGCGAAATCCGGCATTCACGGTTTCACCAAGGCGCTGGCGCAGGAAGGCGCCAAGTTCGGCGTCACGGTGAACGCGATCGCGCCCGGCTATATCGATACCGATATGGTGGCTGCGGTCCCGCAGGATGTGCTGGCCAAGATCGTCGCCAAGGTGCCGGTCGGCCGGCTGGGTCAGGCGCAGGAAATCGCGCGCGGCGTGTCCTTCCTCACGGGTGAGGATGCCGGCTTCGTCACCGGGTCGACGCTGTCGATCAACGGCGGTCAGCACATGTATTGA
- the hemH gene encoding ferrochelatase, whose amino-acid sequence MIRPADHPPVAAPRIGVLLINLGTPDAPDAPAVRRYLKEFLSDRRVVEIPQLIWQPILRGIVLTTRPKKSAHAYAQVWRPDGSPLAAFTRLQAAALNGAFGPDVIVDYAMRYGQPAIADRIAVLKGQGCERILLAPLYPQYCGATTATANDAAFAALAKMRWQPAVRTLPPYHDDPAYIAALKASVEGELAKLGFAPDAIVASFHGMPQRTLDLGDPYHCQCRKTARLLGEALGRELVVTFQSRFGRAKWLEPATDATLAALPGSGIGKVAVVAPGFSVDCLETLEEIALRGRDSFVQAGGTHFAYLPCLNDSIEGIAMLKKLLRTQLEGWLSPL is encoded by the coding sequence ATGATCCGGCCGGCCGATCATCCGCCCGTCGCGGCCCCGCGCATCGGTGTGCTGCTGATCAATCTGGGCACGCCCGACGCGCCGGATGCGCCGGCGGTGCGCCGCTATCTCAAGGAATTTCTGTCCGATCGCCGCGTGGTCGAAATCCCGCAACTGATCTGGCAGCCGATCCTGCGCGGGATCGTGCTCACCACCCGGCCGAAAAAGTCGGCCCATGCCTATGCGCAGGTGTGGCGGCCCGATGGATCACCGCTTGCGGCTTTCACCCGGCTGCAGGCGGCCGCGCTCAATGGCGCGTTCGGGCCGGATGTGATCGTCGATTATGCGATGCGCTATGGCCAGCCGGCGATCGCCGATCGCATTGCCGTGTTGAAGGGGCAGGGGTGCGAACGCATCCTGCTGGCGCCGCTTTATCCGCAATATTGCGGCGCGACGACGGCGACCGCCAACGATGCCGCCTTTGCCGCGCTGGCGAAGATGCGCTGGCAACCGGCGGTGCGCACCCTGCCGCCTTATCATGATGATCCGGCCTATATCGCCGCGCTGAAGGCCAGTGTGGAAGGCGAGCTGGCGAAGCTCGGTTTCGCGCCCGATGCGATCGTCGCCAGTTTCCACGGCATGCCGCAGCGCACGCTGGATCTGGGCGATCCCTATCATTGCCAGTGCCGCAAGACCGCGCGGCTGCTGGGTGAAGCGCTGGGCCGCGAACTCGTCGTGACGTTTCAGTCGCGATTCGGCCGCGCAAAGTGGCTGGAGCCGGCAACCGACGCTACTCTGGCGGCCCTGCCCGGCAGCGGAATCGGAAAGGTCGCGGTGGTAGCACCCGGATTTTCGGTCGATTGCCTTGAAACATTGGAAGAAATCGCTCTACGCGGGCGTGATTCTTTCGTTCAGGCCGGCGGAACCCATTTTGCTTATCTACCCTGTTTGAATGACAGTATAGAGGGCATCGCGATGCTCAAAAAACTCTTGAGAACCCAGCTTGAAGGCTGGCTTTCGCCCCTCTAG
- a CDS encoding xanthine dehydrogenase family protein molybdopterin-binding subunit, translated as MELNRRTLLVGGGAGAGLLLAWGLWPRTYRPNLVTAPGEVIFNAFLKIGEDGHVAVVVPQAEMGQGVWTSLPQVLADELGADWRTISVEPAPISPLYANDFMVAEAAEGMLPDMLKGIGGWAARQFAIRSALMVTGGSSSIRGFEQRFREAGAIARALLCSAAGERWGADWRACETAGGFVTRGDEKLRFGELAAEAAKLEPPPGITVRLVGAGGLSGRSVPRIDLPSKVDGTARFAGDVRVQDLVYAAVRHGPHGASRLAGADKAAADKVHGVLAVVENPGWVAAVATNSWAAERALDAMRPRFAVTGGTPDSASIAKALETALNGTDATRFVAIGDLDAAFAGRKGLKVDYSVPVAVHAAMEPLTATARLAGDRLEIWMPTQAPGLSRSVIAKAMDMAESQVTIYPMLVGGGFGRKIENDAAVQAAIIAREVKRPVQLTWSRREDIAQDRFRPPARARMAAALGDRGEVLGWQARIATPPAMAQMGARLMPGSGGGDAKAELSAIEGALPPYAIPAIAVDHLPADIGIPTGIWRSVAHSYTGFFNECFVDELARIAGIEPLSFRMQMMGGNTRLAHCLTTVTALGGWDGGVAGGNMGLAAHSSFGSHVAMLVEAHVGDAQQIIVDRVFAAVDCGRVVHPDIVVQQIEGGIIWGIAAALGATTGFTRGMADAHNFDALNLPTLATTPDIRVELVPSREAPGGVGEIAVPPVAPAIANALFAATGRRLRSLPLMVGGQ; from the coding sequence ATGGAACTGAACCGCCGTACCCTGCTTGTCGGCGGTGGCGCCGGGGCGGGCCTGTTGCTGGCGTGGGGGCTGTGGCCGCGCACCTATCGCCCGAATCTGGTGACGGCGCCGGGCGAGGTGATCTTCAACGCCTTCCTCAAGATCGGCGAGGATGGCCATGTCGCCGTCGTCGTGCCGCAGGCCGAAATGGGGCAGGGGGTGTGGACTTCGCTGCCGCAGGTGCTGGCGGATGAACTGGGCGCCGACTGGCGGACCATTTCGGTCGAACCCGCACCGATCAGCCCGCTTTACGCCAATGATTTCATGGTCGCCGAAGCGGCCGAAGGCATGCTGCCCGATATGCTCAAGGGCATCGGCGGGTGGGCCGCGCGCCAGTTCGCGATCCGATCGGCGCTGATGGTCACGGGCGGGTCCAGTTCGATCCGGGGGTTCGAACAGCGGTTCCGCGAAGCCGGCGCGATCGCGCGCGCCCTGCTGTGTTCGGCGGCGGGTGAACGCTGGGGCGCGGATTGGCGCGCCTGTGAAACCGCCGGCGGCTTCGTTACGCGCGGGGATGAGAAATTGCGCTTCGGCGAACTCGCGGCCGAAGCGGCGAAACTCGAACCGCCCCCTGGCATTACCGTTCGGTTGGTCGGTGCTGGCGGGCTTTCCGGTCGATCGGTGCCGCGTATCGATTTGCCGTCAAAGGTGGATGGCACTGCGCGTTTTGCCGGCGATGTGCGCGTGCAGGATCTGGTTTACGCCGCGGTCCGCCATGGCCCGCACGGGGCATCCCGGCTGGCCGGTGCGGACAAGGCGGCGGCCGATAAGGTGCATGGCGTGCTGGCCGTGGTGGAAAATCCCGGCTGGGTCGCCGCTGTCGCCACCAACAGCTGGGCGGCCGAACGCGCGCTCGATGCGATGCGCCCGCGCTTCGCGGTGACAGGGGGTACGCCCGATAGCGCGTCGATCGCCAAGGCGCTGGAAACCGCGCTGAATGGCACGGATGCCACCCGCTTCGTTGCGATCGGCGATCTCGATGCCGCTTTCGCCGGGCGCAAGGGCCTCAAGGTCGATTATTCCGTCCCCGTCGCGGTCCATGCGGCGATGGAACCGTTGACGGCGACCGCGCGGTTGGCGGGTGATCGGCTGGAAATCTGGATGCCGACGCAGGCCCCCGGCCTGTCGCGCTCGGTGATCGCCAAGGCGATGGACATGGCCGAAAGCCAGGTGACGATCTATCCGATGCTCGTCGGTGGGGGCTTTGGCCGCAAGATCGAAAATGATGCGGCCGTGCAGGCCGCGATCATCGCGCGCGAAGTGAAGCGCCCGGTTCAGCTCACCTGGTCGCGGCGCGAGGATATCGCGCAGGATCGGTTCCGCCCGCCGGCGCGCGCGCGGATGGCGGCGGCGTTGGGCGATCGTGGCGAAGTGCTCGGCTGGCAGGCGCGGATCGCGACGCCGCCGGCCATGGCGCAGATGGGCGCGCGGTTGATGCCGGGATCGGGCGGGGGCGATGCGAAGGCCGAATTGTCGGCGATCGAAGGGGCCTTGCCGCCTTATGCGATCCCGGCGATCGCGGTCGATCACCTGCCCGCGGATATCGGCATTCCGACAGGCATCTGGCGTTCGGTTGCGCACAGCTATACCGGCTTTTTCAATGAATGCTTCGTCGATGAACTGGCCCGCATCGCCGGGATCGAGCCGCTGTCGTTCCGCATGCAGATGATGGGCGGCAACACCCGGCTGGCGCATTGCCTGACGACGGTGACGGCGCTGGGCGGCTGGGATGGCGGCGTCGCCGGCGGCAATATGGGGCTGGCCGCGCATTCCAGCTTCGGCAGCCATGTCGCGATGCTGGTGGAGGCGCATGTCGGCGATGCGCAGCAGATCATTGTCGACCGCGTTTTCGCCGCCGTCGATTGCGGCCGGGTGGTGCATCCCGATATCGTCGTCCAGCAGATCGAAGGCGGGATCATCTGGGGCATCGCCGCCGCGCTGGGCGCCACCACCGGCTTCACCCGTGGTATGGCCGACGCCCATAATTTCGATGCGCTCAACCTGCCGACGCTGGCGACGACGCCGGATATCCGTGTCGAACTGGTCCCCAGTCGCGAAGCGCCGGGCGGGGTAGGCGAGATCGCCGTGCCGCCGGTGGCGCCGGCCATCGCCAACGCGCTGTTCGCGGCAACCGGCCGGCGGCTGCGCAGCCTGCCGCTCATGGTGGGTGGCCAATGA
- a CDS encoding class I adenylate-forming enzyme family protein gives MPSEQDARMRAVMDAITAPGGLVEITADEHGRAIAAKLPATLGDLFRFTASQYGDEIALVAGDERLSYRDLDIWSERLARALAGGHGIRKGDRVAIAMRNAPAWIVAFMAIAKAGGIATLVNGWWTADELAHGLALTTPVLVIADAPRARRVADAHAAARIVELPIERPLAEALAPLLDGVAEADLPHVSPDDDATILFTSGSTGNSKGAVSTHRASTTATYCFVAMTAMLLGTFYGGDRKNLPSPPSALIAVPLFHVTGAIAVFAASMVIARRLVLMPKWDAADALRLIEAEKISYFVGVPTMSLELMQHPNRDRFDLSSLLDIVAGGAPRPASHVPRLQAAFPAGNPMMGYGLTETNAVGCTNCRANYIAKPASTGPGQAPFVRIAIFDDDGSPVAAGGVGQVGIASAANIRGYWQNDAATAAAFTPDGYFLTGDLGYLDEDGYLFIVDRAKDIIIRGGENISCIEVESALYAYPDIAEASVFGLPDERLGEIVGAVVHPRGGVTIDPAALDAFLGQRLAKFKLPARLWFTDESLPRLGTGKIDKVSLRAAYRARAEAEAA, from the coding sequence ATGCCAAGCGAGCAGGACGCCCGTATGCGCGCGGTGATGGACGCGATTACCGCCCCCGGCGGATTGGTCGAAATCACCGCCGACGAACATGGCCGCGCGATCGCGGCAAAGTTGCCGGCCACGCTGGGCGATCTGTTCCGCTTCACCGCCAGCCAATATGGCGATGAAATCGCGCTGGTCGCCGGCGATGAACGGTTGAGCTATCGCGATCTCGATATCTGGTCGGAACGGCTGGCCCGTGCGCTGGCCGGCGGGCACGGCATCCGCAAGGGCGATCGTGTCGCCATCGCCATGCGCAACGCGCCGGCCTGGATCGTCGCTTTCATGGCGATCGCCAAGGCCGGGGGGATCGCCACCCTGGTCAATGGCTGGTGGACGGCCGATGAACTGGCGCACGGCTTGGCGCTGACGACGCCGGTGCTGGTGATCGCCGATGCGCCACGGGCCAGGCGCGTTGCCGATGCGCACGCCGCCGCCCGCATCGTCGAACTGCCGATCGAACGCCCGTTGGCCGAAGCCCTGGCGCCGCTGCTCGATGGTGTGGCCGAAGCCGATCTGCCGCATGTTTCGCCCGATGACGACGCGACGATCCTGTTCACGTCCGGATCGACCGGCAACAGCAAGGGGGCGGTATCCACCCATCGTGCGTCAACGACGGCAACCTATTGTTTCGTGGCGATGACGGCGATGTTGCTCGGCACCTTTTATGGCGGTGATCGCAAGAATTTGCCGTCGCCGCCATCCGCGCTGATCGCGGTGCCCTTGTTCCATGTCACCGGCGCGATCGCGGTGTTCGCGGCCAGCATGGTCATTGCCCGCCGGCTGGTGCTGATGCCCAAATGGGACGCGGCCGATGCGCTGCGTCTGATCGAGGCGGAAAAGATCAGCTATTTCGTCGGCGTGCCGACGATGAGCCTGGAACTGATGCAGCATCCGAACCGCGACCGGTTCGACCTGTCGAGCCTGCTGGATATCGTGGCCGGTGGCGCGCCCCGTCCGGCCAGCCATGTGCCGCGGCTGCAGGCGGCGTTTCCGGCGGGCAATCCGATGATGGGCTATGGCCTGACCGAAACCAACGCGGTCGGCTGCACCAACTGCCGCGCCAACTATATCGCCAAGCCGGCGTCCACCGGGCCGGGCCAGGCGCCCTTTGTCCGGATCGCGATCTTCGACGATGATGGCTCGCCGGTGGCGGCGGGCGGGGTCGGCCAGGTCGGCATCGCCAGTGCGGCCAACATTCGCGGTTATTGGCAGAATGACGCGGCGACGGCGGCGGCCTTCACCCCCGACGGCTATTTCCTGACGGGTGATCTCGGTTATCTGGATGAGGACGGCTATCTGTTCATCGTCGATCGCGCCAAGGACATCATCATTCGCGGCGGCGAAAATATTTCCTGCATCGAGGTGGAATCCGCCTTGTACGCTTATCCCGACATTGCCGAAGCCAGCGTGTTCGGACTGCCGGATGAACGGCTGGGCGAAATCGTCGGCGCGGTGGTCCATCCGCGCGGGGGTGTGACGATCGATCCGGCGGCGCTGGATGCGTTTCTGGGCCAGCGGCTGGCGAAGTTCAAACTGCCGGCGCGCCTGTGGTTCACCGATGAATCGCTGCCCCGGCTGGGCACCGGCAAGATCGACAAGGTTTCGCTGCGCGCCGCCTATCGCGCACGGGCCGAAGCCGAAGCCGCCTGA
- the lgt gene encoding prolipoprotein diacylglyceryl transferase, with translation MILSVLADATAALQFDNFGLSPVALDLGFFQLRWYSLAYIAGILVGWWYLLKLLNQPGAPMARRHADDMVFYATLGILLGGRIAYILFYQPHMLSDPMQILKLWEGGMSFHGGVIGVSLGVLYLAWKNKLNWLRIHDYVACCVPFGLFFGRLANFVNGELWGRATTVPWGIVFPRGGDVVRHPSQLYEAGLEGAVLFAVLWFMFWKTDARYQPGKLVGTFLLGYGLSRFTVEFFREPDEQLMEFAISTGLSMGQWLTVPMIVGGAYLILTAKGRRKRVEPIAGDESVA, from the coding sequence TTGATCCTGTCCGTCCTCGCTGACGCTACGGCCGCCTTGCAGTTTGATAATTTCGGTCTGTCGCCGGTGGCGCTGGACCTCGGTTTCTTTCAGCTGCGCTGGTATTCGCTGGCCTATATCGCCGGCATCCTTGTCGGCTGGTGGTATCTGCTGAAGCTGCTCAACCAGCCCGGCGCGCCGATGGCCCGCCGCCATGCCGACGACATGGTGTTCTACGCCACGCTCGGCATCCTGCTGGGTGGGCGGATCGCCTATATCCTGTTCTACCAGCCGCACATGCTGAGCGATCCGATGCAGATCCTGAAGCTGTGGGAAGGCGGCATGTCGTTCCATGGCGGGGTGATCGGCGTGTCGCTCGGCGTGCTCTACCTGGCATGGAAGAACAAGCTGAACTGGCTGCGAATCCATGATTATGTCGCCTGCTGCGTACCGTTCGGCCTGTTTTTCGGGCGGCTCGCCAATTTCGTGAACGGTGAATTGTGGGGCCGCGCGACGACAGTGCCATGGGGCATCGTGTTCCCGCGCGGCGGCGATGTGGTGCGCCACCCAAGCCAGCTTTACGAAGCCGGCCTGGAAGGCGCGGTCCTGTTCGCGGTGCTGTGGTTCATGTTCTGGAAGACGGACGCGCGCTATCAGCCGGGCAAGCTGGTCGGCACCTTCCTGCTGGGCTACGGCCTCAGCCGCTTCACGGTGGAATTTTTCCGCGAGCCGGACGAACAGCTGATGGAGTTCGCGATCAGCACCGGCCTGTCGATGGGCCAGTGGCTGACGGTGCCGATGATCGTCGGCGGCGCTTACCTGATCCTGACCGCCAAGGGCCGGCGCAAGCGGGTGGAGCCGATCGCGGGCGACGAAAGCGTCGCCTGA